Genomic DNA from Bemisia tabaci chromosome 2, PGI_BMITA_v3:
acaggccgttacagttctagatgaacgttactcccaaatgaaattaatcggtcgacgacggactgaaactaacctaaagttaaaaaaatatgagtgtgtacctgaatttgggcaaaaatcaacctaaaatactttgtttccgcaattttatttattagttcccgccctacatttgaattcaaacttgtcccgatttcgccgccaatcctctagccaatagtagaggtgattgaaaagaagctctagaagcttcattttttgcttttagtgctccgtctttatgtctttggttagCACTAACGTAAACACATTGCGGAAACCGATTTACTAacgacataacctcaatctGGGCGTGACCAGGTATGGTCGAGAACACGACCCGGCCGGGATCCCGCCAATCACGCGCGATTCTTTCTACTCTTTTAAATCGcgccaaaattaattttataaaaaagaaagagtCGAATTTTAATTGagaacaaagaaagaaaaaagagagcttTCCGTATAAACAAATAAATCCGTTTTTAATCCTGGGATAGGTATTCTTTTTCGGACTTGTGCGAAGAGTAATCCTAGAATATTCTTTGCAGAATCCGCGAAAATCGGACAAAAATTCGGAATAAGCTGAGAATATTCTCAGCAGATTCTAGGTAATCACATATTTTAGAATATTCCAAGCATACTTGCTTGCACAGGGGGTTTGAACTTAACCACTgttctactatctatcgccaaaaattcaaagtttttgttggagcaaattttgcagaaattgaacttgaatttcatcttttaaattgagtcttatgcaggagctaaactttaaacctctttttctcggttcgatcccgatgtggcttggttcctttctgtttaactccgtccaattgatTCACATCAATATGCGATTTTTCAGCCCATCTCACTCCCTTAAAACTGCACTTTTTgatcccctccctcccccttttgagtcattttgataCCATCTCTACTTACCCTTTTCCACCCGTAGACGCCTTTCATTATTCAAGGACAACTCTTTTTCAGCCCTATTCTACTAGACCCAATATGAGAGTCGGCTGAGAGGAGCACAATCCCAGGAAGTAGTGTTTTCGAAACTCGTGCGGGTAAGGTAACTCTTAAACCACTGCAAAAGGACGGACAAATATAACGAACACTTCATTCAAAAGTATTGATAGAACACGTAGTATTAGTTAATACTACGTGTCTATCAACTCATGAACTCCACGAATGATACATTTCGGTCAAGCGagcaaaagtaagaaaattgacTTCTCTACGATGAGAATGCTGTATGTGTAccaagttttaaaatgaaaatccaaCTGATtgtatcagtggcgaggcgtccaTACTTAGGTTCGCTGTGTTCGCCGAAAACCCTCAAATATTTTGAGAccattaataaattatggctaaggATGTGGGAAACAATACATACAGAATAGTAGACAGCAAATAATTAAcgggcgcttggcttccgacagcgTCACACGGCGCTGAGgctgagagagagagaaaatcctttGACGCGGGAGCGGGACCGCACCAGCACCGGCTACCAAAGCGAGAGGGGAACGGGCGGGGCAAAGCAAGGATGAAGGGGCAAGGGGTAGAGAGAGAGGAGTGTTGAtgcaccggcgcggcgcgggcgcgggGGGCAGAGGCTGAGGGAGCTGAGCGGGGGCCCGGAGAACGGGAGAGGAGAGCCGCTTATCCGTCCAGAGCTGTTGCTGCAGGTGCCTGCACTGCAAAccgccggatttcctccatgcCGATTCGTACtccgcttcccccccccccccccctgctccTGCGGCAGCGCGCGGGGCGGGCCGCATCTCTAAGGTCCAGTCCAGTTCCGCATTCTCCAATTTCTTcctgcaggtgcgtgttgcgaaaTTACGCTATCATTTAAGGGTGATTTCTTGATGaaaggaatagtcgtgtcgccgtcgGTTGTAAACGACTTAAAGCCAAACGAAATTATGATTGTATTTAATAATAcaagactttaaaggccgaaaatgtccggtcggttacgcgtcgccaaccccgattttgaagcaaaagagcaatttgcgttAGTACGTTAGTGTTGATCATGGATTCTTTGGCAATATATGCTGAAAGGAGACTCTactgttcaagaaaattgtcatattgaactgaaatgtttatttttaagcgaGGAAAAGTCACCAGAAAGAATGTCGCCACATATGGCAACGTATACTTGCAGTTGTATTAGGTGCAGGGTTTATCGCGCCAGATGAAACCAGCTGAGTTTAAAAACtgtcatcaaattgttcgctgatcAAGCTGATGAAGTCTTCTTGACCAAAGCATTACTAATAAGTCGGCTTTTTTTATTCTACTACCGGGGCCGGTGCCATTGGTGCCAATTAATGAGCGAAGCCTCGTGAGCGTAGTTGGTGTCCGAGTCTCGAGGTGACGGAGAAGTGGAGAGGGGCCGGAGTGGGTCTGGAAGGGAAGGGTACGAGTAGTGCCGCACAATGATCCGGCCGGCGGGACCTCCGTTCACGCaaataaaacggcgaatatctcgaaaaccgcacatgggatctctttGGGCTGTAGGAGCTTTTAatcagaatgactagctgagcaacatatcaaagtttcaccgagagacatttttttaaaaaaaaattttacataatgTTCTTCATCGTCAAAATAGGGGCGGGAAAAATCTATAGTCTTAAAAACGTCAGAAATCACATTTTAAGTCAAGTgcctcggtcaggatgttaatatttgTTCAACTAAGATGTacaatgaaatcagcgacccaaaaatcatTAGTTACATCAACTTTTAAAACGGTGCATTGCATTATTTacgaataaagttccgttaaatccagtctgtggaccatagtgcgccgagCAGTCGCGATCGGCGGATCGGCTCCCTGCGGCTAGGAGCTACAGGAGCCACCGACGAGATGGTTCTACGCCTAGAGACGTTTTTTCACTCCactcaatcgatacatcgaaagcAGCGGAGCCCCGCGCAAGATCGCCgtgaaagaatcgattcttcgatCCTATCGATCTTTTGGAAGATCGATCCAATAATCGCCATCACTACTAGCTCAAGAACTATTGAAAAGGATTTGGGATATCTTCATCTTCATTATCTTCAAGACGGCAACGTTCATTACTTCCTATATGGCTGCTGTAACCGGTAATAATGGTTTAAGGACTTTTCAACTATAAATCAACTTCAGTTATCATAAATGCCTCTCCGATCGTAATCATTTACTTCAgcaattttaagtttaattatACAAGTGCTTTTTGGGATGTAAGCTCTTGAGTAATGTCACTATTTCTTTTAAATGATGGAAGCTTACTGCTTATATACTTGCTTTGTTTGATAATGTGAGGAGTGCTGAGTCTTCATGTGTTTTTGTTCCTGTGCTTAAATCGATCGATAAAATTCTTAATAAGTAATGGACGCAAGAGATAGCTGATTAGGAATCTTAATTGTAAAGTGTGAgtactttgattttaatttttgatcgtttcctttaaaattttaagtttgaatgCTGCCATATGACCATGCAGGGATTAATAGGaggtaaacaaaacaaagcATTCAAAGGCGCAATGGCCGAGTTTCATTCTGAGCCCCGGTTCACCATTTTTGTGTAGGTATTATTCCAACTATCAATCAATGGCCATCCCTAATGAATGAGATATTTGTTATTTAATGAATTCACGGTCTACATGGTACTTCAATGCACACTGGGTCTGGCTCTCATAAATAACTAAtgttttggagggaaaattttccaTGTTTATTCGTACAGCCTTCTTTTCACTTCTCagccaattttttgtttgtttgtgtcAATAAAAATAAGGTCAAAAATCAAAAGTCCTCcaggataccgagtttcaacacgaaatgcccacaagaacgagtaaaatttatctttgagtaacttatatttttatgtttctacggaaagtttgtaaaaacgcgtaaaattgtgtatttgcgtcattttaatgaaaaaagtaaggtcaaaaatgaattctacgctCAAAATAACCCAGGAATCATTTAGTCCAGCACGAAATCCCCAGGCACGCGAGTGGAATAATAGTCGCAACAAGTTAGGAAGTAAGGCGATGACCGGGCCGGGGATTCTAATAGGATTTCGCTCCACCGTGATATGAGCCGGCAAAACGGAGTCCAGGTGCGGAGGCGGATTTCTCGCCAAGTttcgtgaatgatcgaatatcgctacgtccccgttagaagctatggtaatgaatcgataaTGCGATAATCGAGAAATCGCATTTGAAACGAGTATTTcgatattttcctctaagattgaaagtttaaaagtaaaatgaggagaaaggtcgctgatcataggaatttttgcctgcgccctttttaaaacccttatttttggtcacgaaaatgattttatcgaaaatgttGTGTAATGAatcgataggaaattttacggccgttattaTCGGGTCCtgatgacattttcctctaagattgaaagttttaaagtaaaatgaggagaaaggtcgctgatcataagaatttttgccagcgccctttttaaaacccttatttttggtcacgaaaattatttttccgaaaattttgtgtaatgaaccgataggaaattttacggccgttatttcgggtcctatgacattttcctctaagattgaaagttttaaagttaaaatgagggagaaaggtcgctgatcataagaatttttgccagcgccctttttaaaacccttatttttggtcacgaaaaattattttatcgaaaatttttgtgtaatgaaccgataggaaattttacggccgttatttcgggtcatatgacattttcctctaagattgaaagtttaaagtaaaatgaggagaaggtcgctgatcgtaagaattCTAGCCGCGGCTTCTCTCCTCAGTGAGCCGGTGCGAGAAGAACGAGTCCAGTGGTTGAGGCGGATTTATTGCCACACTTCCTGAACGATCGACTATAGCTGTGTCCCCgtaagaagctatggtaaagaatcgatagtgcgatactcgaataatcgcattcgatacgatattcgatattTGTCCAGCTGTAggattcaacatggcggccatGCATGCCCTTGCCCGCTCTATCACGCCGGTGCCGGTGCCCGAATTCTGGATCGctcaattaatattaatttatttacttattagcCGTTGAAACTGTCATCTTCTTTGCTCATTTAGAAGTATTTCACCAATTCGAGACGTCCCAGGGTCAAcgaaaatcaagaagaagccaTGGGAAGTGCGGTCGGAGTGGATCTCTATAGGTATGAGTCAGTCGTTTTTCTTGTATTCCTTTCATTTGCCTCTCTTTCAACTAAATCGCGGAAGCTTACACTATGTACTGATTCCTCTATGAGAACGGAGTGAAGTTGCCATAACTTAAGATGGTATAACGAATTGTCATCAGACTCCTGTACGACATGTCTTGTCTGTTGCTGGATTTGTCTTGGAGACTGCTGTGGACCAAGATGTATctctttatttcctcttttctcaTCTAGTCAATCAATGAATGCAGACCGGTTCTTGAAACTCTGTTGGCATGCCAGGACAAGATAAGGAATGTGTGAGCTTTCCGCCTGGAAGACCTTGTTCCCCTACGCCTGGGCATGCTGATAAGGATTTCAACAATCGATTCCCGTGTGTTTCATTCAATTCACTGCGGTAGGTATTGCAAAACATGATACGTCCTACCGCTGTTAATGAcatcataaatcgagtttttcaaggcgagatacctcggttaatattcaacgtagaaatttgctgtttggccagatcttatcatttttagttgatctgcaaggaTAAAGTATCACAACACGATTCTGAGATCAGCAAGGCTGCCCCATTCTTCCTCTCCTATGTTCAATGTTATATTTCCATTGTTTCAATCCTAAATTTTGAACCTCACCTCTACCTCAAGTTAGCAGTATTACTTCTGATAGTTTAACACAAGTTTGTCCTACCTCTTGAAGGCATAAAGTTATTTGACCAATTTCATCTACTCTCCACTGTCAACCTTCTCTGGTATTGAATCGAGCAACACTCAAGAATGTTTATTTTCGGTTCACAGTGTAATCTCCGTTTTTAATTGATTAGAGTGGGTATGTAGAGACCTATAATTAATTCAACAAGAACCGAAGCATTTTGCCGTATACTTTGTATCTTTGTATACTTTATTTGAGAGGAGTTAAACTCCTGTTTAAGGTGTCAACTTCAGCGGTAATCTTACTGTATCACTCTTTGCACTATACGACTGGCTATATGATCTGCTATAGACTGTTTACACAAGTAAAAGTAGTCAGGAAAAAATCGGTTAGTCTCGTAGTGAGTAGTGTTATTTTCGGCAGGTTGCTTTTATAACAATTAAAAACCTGTTCATCATATTGCAGGTACTTGAATAAAAGAAGCCCAAAGAATTTTGTTGCCCTCTTTCTAATGTAGATTCCtcctttttacagatttaaaaacatatcaaaatggCGCTAGAGCCACTGGATATCTCTGAGCATGAGTTGCTCTTCAAAGCAACCAATTTATCCAAACTGGCCTCCATAGATTTGTCGCAGGTATgtgttataaatatttttcatcaagtaaAATCATTTTGTCAGTCAATGAGAACTGGAGTAATTTTGTAGGACAAACAGCTcatattttttctgttctttttttcttaaattttagttCAAAACCTGTCCAAGATCTCTCCTAAATTGTTGCAggctcaagaaattaatttcaaattctgAGTATTGCATTAGAAAACTGGTTTTCTCAGTTGATATGAAGTGTGCTCtatataattaataattaacattttctgtattttaaaaTCCAGGAGGACAGGTcaagagttgaaatatttgccGAGTATTGTGCTAAGAAGCGAGAACCTATTTGCGGTCAGTTTTTGAACTTGTTAAATGGATCTGATGGATTCATTGTGAATATGTCTGCCAGAATAATCGCCAAGATTGCCTGTTGGAACCCATCTGCCAATTTACTTGACAGCTCTGATTTCACTTTTACCTGAATCGGTTGAATGGACAATTAAAATTGAGTGTAAGTTAAATGGATCAATGATTTTCTGCTATTACTTCTAATTAATTCAGTAATGCATCTGTTGTCCTCAGAATTCTGTTTCTGCAGGTGCAAAAAGTTCTAAAGCATCTTGCCTTTGCCACATGATCCGGCGGTCTCTACTTCTtagcaaaatttttgatgagaaaagagagagaaaaaaaagacatcacttttttaaaattgcatcacTCGATGCTGATTGTTGATGATTGCTTATTTCCTGTGATTGCTAATTTCCTACGATataacataaaataaataaggaGCTAGGTGGCACAATGGTGTGGGGGAGCGCAGGTTGTTCTTCTGGAAAACTGATATTTCCATACAGCATACCATAAGGCACTACTGCACCAAATTTCATGACAGTATTTCAAGATTTGAGCAAgttacaggattttttttttttttgcaaggttACGATTCTGTGACAATAATCATCTAGGTCATGACTGTTATCTGTCAAAATTTCTGTACAAATTCTCCACATAGCTGAAAATTGGCTGGTCTTTTAAGGTTTTTTCAATGCACGACCCCATTATAGCTGAGGAAGAGACCCTTCTCACAAGCAGCGATGGTGAAAGCGAATGTGAGGCTGAAGATTCATGATGTCTCGATTGATGAACTCAGTGGAGCTGGCCCTTCTTAATTTTGTCCCCTTTACTCCTAGACATGTACTGAGGGGGCTTATAAACTTTTTCAACATAaatatgcttttttttaaaaaaaataataatcttttAGTAGTTCCCTTTCCTTGATAGCCTGTAGTTCTCTTGAAAAACGACTTCTGTAGCGCTTTTGTAAATCTCATTTTAAATATGTCAAATACTGTATTTCAGTAAATGCAATGGTACCAACCTCTAAATGAGGGTTTGATCTATCATTTTTGTCAAACCCATGATCTCAAAATCTTTAGTATATAGCTGGTAatcattagagtacctgtacagcAAGAGTATAGACAGGTGTGAAACTCAGAAAAttaaatccatcaggccttcaccgatgcctgcGCAAACAaggttagggcccaaaagggcagccaacctatgaattacatacatccagaacgatttattattataattgtcACAACCTGTTGTTTGCAAAGAACGTATTTGacatagtttttgcataaatttactaatttttgaagaacgcacatttatgaacattctttgCCATCTTGATTTGAATTgtaatctgaagattggcagtgaaattttgtgtgttaaagAGCTGGCTACCCGTTTGGGCCCTAAACCCTCCATGAAGCaagctgtccatactctcagtatacaggtactctaggaatcatgtcttaaaatattcaaCCTTCGTTTTCTCAAACCGCTATTTTCTGACTCATGCCGTTTTTCCACCTAAATCCTCAAATGTGATGATCTGGAAAAGTCCGACTTAATTTTCAAAGTAAACTCTTCAAGCAAAAGAAAATGAGTGAATCTGCTGGAAAAGTCACCTTTTAATATTTGAACTTGCATTAAAAAATCCCATCTCTTCCTGAAACAGatagaatttttcttaaacttcttAATCCACACCCTTCTCATTTAAGTATGCCCTAGGTACTATCAGTGGGCACTTTACAGTGGGCCTCAGTTCAATCTTGATCTGACGTCTTCAGGATGCGTTTACTGATTTCATCGAATTTGTTATCTTTTAGGGAGAGGACTTCTTTTTGTCGGAAGATGCTTGCAAGTAGTTCTTCGTCACGATGAATATCGTTTGGCTTTCATCAAAGTTGGAGGGCCTTCAACATTGTTGAAAGTCCTTGCCTCCGGACAagtaaatttccaaattcagtACCAACTTATGTTCTGTCTTCGGTTACTGCCTTTCAACcctaaatttgctcaaaaaatgaacaagtGAGTATATACAAATAAGTCTAAAAGTGTTAATTGTCTGTTGAAgaagaattttgtttttaaattgttgaaatatCAGGTCAGATAGCCTTATCATGccataaatgttttaaattccTCGCTAGGGACCGTCATGTAGGAAGTCCGGGTGACAATCGGCTCTgtctatgaaaataataggctgtataaaatttgagccaatttgaagcttttttagatGATGCTCAAAGGGATTAAAACTAtgggcaaaattacattggtttgaatgggcggaaaaacgcctgatctgcGAAAATGCATTTCTTGGATCTAAAATGCGctgaaatgaagaaaacctgTCCAGCTCTTAGAGAGGCATCCAGGGGCCCATTggaaacgagaaaatcacacttttgatcCATGAGTGGGGACAGCGGGGTCATGACGTAGCTGGTTTTGAGGCGCTGCGCCCACAGCTAAGTGATCGCTTTTGAGACTTTCAGATCAAACTCAAAATAAGTGTTCCGAAGTTGAAGAGGCAAATGTATCTCACAACTTGATGAGAAATACTGTATAAAAGTTGTTTCAGCCCTTGAGAACTATACTTGGCCCTTTACAATGTTGCCTCATACTATTTCTCGAGCCTAGAATGAAATTGGTGTATATATTTTATCTTGCACTTGAGTGATCTCCCCTACCGTCACccatgggtcaaaagtgtgattttcccGTTTTGAAAGGGCCCCTGATGCTTCTCTTAGAGCTGgtcaggttttcttcatttaagcgcatATTAGATCCGTAAAACGCATTTTCGCTgatcaggcgtttttccgcccattcaaaccaatgtaattttacCCATATTTTTTATCCCTTTGAGCACTAtttaaaaaagcttcaaattggctcaaattttctacagcctattattttcatagatatAACCGATTGCCACCCGGACCTCGTCGATTTTCCTCCATGACggaaataagccgcaccctaatgGTACCTCTAACTCAAATATCAGGCTAGAAGACCAGTTGAAAAAGAACAAGTTTAAAGGCGGGAGCGGTTCATTATAAATCAGAAACCCTTCCCTAGAATATGGATGAATGTTTAATATGTTACTAATTAGTATAATTTCAATGTATTAAACAAATTGCTGTCCTGTATGGTATTGTTACTAAATTTAGAACTTTTCCAGGCCGTATACAATGAGGAAAATGTTCTCTGTCAGTCTAATATCAAGGGATTAACAAGGAAATGATTTGATCGTGTAGTCTGGTTGAGAGAAAAGTTCATGCGTAGTAagagaagacaaaaagaaaatgaagctacctctattttttttccttcactcTAACATAATTCTGGTTGCTCTTAAATTCACAGATTAGGCGTCATTCCAATCCTAGCAGATATTCTCAGTGACTCTGTGAGAGAAGAAGTTACCCGCATCATCTTGGCTGTATTCAGGGTAAGTTGGTTTTTATACCCACCCATTCTTTCATGCCGGCCCTACACACTTGCGCACAGGGTGCATTCAAAGCATTGATGCCTGCTTGATCATATTTTAAGAATGATTGCAGATAGTTAGTTAGTAATTTAATTAGAGTCATTCAGCATCACAGACtattaatgtttttacagaaaacaTGAAGggtgagtaaaaataaaaaaattagattcttAACTTAAtggaagcaaaaaatttcaaaatcttgattGTATCACTGACATCTATCTTCGGTTAATTTACAAATAGTTTGAACAAGTATATCTATATTACGCCACTAACCCAGTGTACCATAGCGCTCTGCAACTCCTAATCGCCATTAAAACCGATTCTGCCACTCGATATCtgcaaccgttcaaaagttatgcgaaaagttgatttttctttgaccCCCCTTTTCTTGGGGGCTGGATCAAAAACTCCGCCATTATTGAACTTCTGTAACCTTCCTTTACAAAAGGTGAGGGTATGACAAGATTCCGCTCTGGGTCCAATTCTCATGGGAGATGCATATAATACCTCTTTGTGAAAATCGGCAGAAGTTCAGATATGGATTGTTTGTGTCAATGTAAGGTGGAAAGTAATCAGTATTTCTTTCCCTCACCTCTTAAATGTAAGAAGTTGAGGAAGTAAAAACAAGAGGGGAAAAAGTTCGTTGATTCGagttcagcaatttttttgccTGCATGTCGTAAAAATTGACGTCTACTTGTCATAGGAATGTTGGTGGTGCAggctaaaaaataatttgcccTTGTGCTTTCTGTCTCTTTCCCTCCAAATGGAATCGCCTGTGAATTGTATGGAATTAGCCAAGTTAGGGTTAGTTGGGGTCATTCCATAATAGGATGATTCTGGATTGGTCTCACTGCGGTTGTCATtttaagtcagggaatttttacaTTAGTGTGTTATTGCAAATGATCAGTCGGTCTCATGCAGTGTTTTGATTGactctcttattttttcttacaagGTATCCAGGAAAGTATAATCAACAAACTGGGAAACTCTACCTCCAGATGTTGCAAGTAACAGAAAATTTCTATATACGGTCAACCCCCGCTAAATCGAACATGTTACCTAAAAATTGCCATAAATCAGTGAGTTTCTGACCAAAAGAGCTCAACCAAGTAGCATTTCAAAGCCAATGAAGTGATTTTCAAGCTTCCATAATCCACATTTGCTGGCTTTATTTGCGGAGGTTGGTGACATGACTTTTGAGATATCCCTCAACTTGGTGAAAGATgaacaaacccccccccccctccttcccccaataaaaaaaaattgtcaaaaacctAGAGTGTCAACTCATTGTTTTTTGAAGAACAAACAATATGCCTGCCTAAACAACTTGAAGGTGTGTTTTCCTGTCCAGAGATGATtaatagtttcttttttttttcttgctttgttCGCTTTTTAGAACTTAATCGAAAAACCAGAAGAGCCGAACATTGCAAAGGAACATTGTATTGCAATGGTACAGAGTAAAGTATTAAAGCAGCTGAGTATTTTGGAGCAACACAAACTCGATGATGAAGACATTGTAGAAGATGTTCAGTTTCTCAACGAAAAATTGCAGGCATCCGTTCAAGATTTAAGGTATCTGGTAACTCTATTTTCTCTCCCACTATAGTACTCGGCATCCTACAAGTGAGTGGGTGTATTTACTGGTCTTTCTACCTAGTGGTTGCATACACCACATCTTGAAGGAGAACTACGGGTGGGGAAAAGTGTATCCCTGTGGTGAAGCACCtcggaaaaaattaacaattgtaGTACAGCCTGTAAAATTTATGTATTTTAAATGTGGGTTCAAAAAAGTCCGGTTTGATAACCCATGTGTGTAACAACGGTCAGTAAAGCTAGGGTTAAGCCAGAGACAACATTTTTAGAGATGTTGCACTCTCCATCCTCCCAAAGAGAAAAAGTCATTTTGGGAATCATTAATTACTTTTTGCCTAATGATGATTCATGAAATCAGTGA
This window encodes:
- the LOC109042364 gene encoding V-type proton ATPase subunit H-like isoform X1 is translated as MFCLRLLPFNPKFAQKMNKLGVIPILADILSDSVREEVTRIILAVFRNLIEKPEEPNIAKEHCIAMVQSKVLKQLSILEQHKLDDEDIVEDVQFLNEKLQASVQDLSSFDEYATEVKCG
- the LOC109042364 gene encoding V-type proton ATPase subunit H-like isoform X2 codes for the protein MFCLRLLPFNPKFAQKMNKLGVIPILADILSDSVREEVTRIILAVFRNLIEKPEEPNIAKEHCIAMVQSKVLKQLSILEQHKLDDEDIVEDVQFLNEKLQASVQDLRYLFF